A single region of the Lactobacillus isalae genome encodes:
- a CDS encoding MarR family winged helix-turn-helix transcriptional regulator, with the protein MNVLVFNSVSENIKRVINKKCGLNLSQTRLLLFFDHHQNETLTMGELAQALSISLSTLSRQIKQKKTASLIKVERSKKDSSKSLNLNAEGLAKVEELKNVLDQIETQIFSTWSEEKVQDFNSKLQIIVNNLATDEA; encoded by the coding sequence AAGCGAGTTATTAATAAAAAGTGTGGATTAAATCTTTCTCAAACTCGTTTATTACTGTTCTTTGACCATCATCAAAATGAAACTTTGACGATGGGAGAATTAGCACAGGCATTAAGTATATCGCTTTCGACCCTCAGTAGACAAATTAAGCAGAAAAAAACAGCGTCTTTAATTAAGGTTGAACGTTCAAAGAAAGACTCTAGTAAGTCATTGAATTTAAACGCTGAAGGTTTAGCTAAGGTAGAAGAATTAAAGAATGTTTTAGATCAAATTGAAACGCAAATTTTTTCTACTTGGAGCGAGGAAAAAGTTCAAGATTTTAATAGTAAATTACAGATTATTGTTAATAACCTTGCAACTGATGAAGCATAA
- a CDS encoding DegV family protein, which yields MKIALITDSTSDISPEEAKANDITAEKLFELERDGAPFPKTSQPSPGTMLELCQKLKDEGYEAIIAIPLTSGISGFYNSLVNLAHNHPEFNLYPYDPAMTVRSMGNLVLAAAKMIKNGWEPKEILAKLDEIRDTIDVLFVVDDLNNLVRGGRLSNASAIIGTMLQIKPLLTFKKDDYQIVSFDKVRSMKRAVKKAENITIERINKSPITDKLALTVYNSNDLEQATKVKDDFQAAFPNMTIKMFNFSSVIATYLGEKSLGITWMADIDKMDFSKK from the coding sequence GTGAAGATAGCACTCATTACAGATAGTACTAGTGATATAAGCCCAGAAGAAGCCAAGGCCAACGATATTACTGCAGAAAAGCTTTTTGAGCTAGAACGCGATGGAGCACCTTTTCCCAAGACTTCTCAACCTAGTCCAGGTACCATGCTCGAATTATGCCAAAAATTAAAAGATGAAGGCTATGAAGCAATTATTGCTATTCCGTTAACTTCAGGGATTTCAGGCTTTTATAATAGTTTAGTTAACTTGGCACATAATCATCCTGAATTCAATCTTTATCCTTATGACCCTGCAATGACAGTTCGTTCAATGGGAAATTTAGTCCTTGCAGCAGCTAAAATGATTAAAAATGGCTGGGAGCCTAAGGAAATTTTGGCTAAGTTAGACGAAATTAGAGATACGATTGATGTCTTATTTGTTGTGGATGATTTGAATAATCTAGTTCGTGGTGGTCGTTTAAGTAATGCAAGTGCAATTATTGGTACGATGCTTCAAATAAAACCTTTATTAACATTTAAAAAAGATGATTATCAAATTGTAAGTTTTGACAAAGTTCGTTCTATGAAACGTGCTGTTAAGAAGGCTGAAAATATCACTATTGAACGAATTAATAAGTCGCCTATTACTGATAAATTAGCATTGACAGTATATAATTCAAACGATTTAGAGCAAGCTACTAAGGTTAAAGATGATTTCCAAGCCGCTTTCCCTAATATGACCATTAAGATGTTCAACTTTAGTTCTGTAATTGCTACTTACTTAGGAGAAAAGTCTCTTGGTATTACTTGGATGGCTGATATAGATAAGATGGACTTTAGTAAAAAATAA
- a CDS encoding LysR family transcriptional regulator gives MELRVLRYFLAVCEAKNISKAADVLHISQPSLSRQLKNLEDELGVTLFYRGHQEITLTQEGYYLQEHAEEIISLTNKTQQNLRHSKIVSGELYIGAGESVAIKRVMTIINEILQNYPQVKIHVFNGNSAMIEGKIERGLLDFGITMGQYDTTQNFNSLTLPESNEYGVIVNKDHPLANQSYITPEDLQNFPIIISKHTADSDNFRDWCTDPQKLNIVATFNLPDNLQYLVKKGQYCLLIYKDLLPISPKDNLCFLPIQPKIIDHNRLIWSSRVQLSNVASLFLKMMRDSVRNKNQFRDKQKTI, from the coding sequence ATGGAATTAAGAGTTTTAAGGTACTTTCTTGCAGTTTGTGAGGCAAAAAATATATCAAAAGCAGCTGATGTACTACATATCAGTCAGCCATCATTATCAAGACAATTAAAAAACCTCGAAGATGAACTTGGTGTAACGTTGTTTTATCGTGGACACCAAGAAATTACCCTTACCCAAGAAGGTTATTATCTTCAAGAACATGCCGAGGAGATCATTTCTTTAACAAATAAAACACAGCAAAATTTACGCCATTCAAAAATAGTATCAGGTGAATTATACATTGGTGCTGGCGAAAGTGTGGCAATAAAACGTGTAATGACTATCATAAATGAAATTTTACAAAATTATCCGCAAGTAAAAATTCATGTCTTTAATGGTAATTCTGCTATGATTGAAGGTAAAATTGAACGTGGTCTATTAGACTTTGGTATTACGATGGGACAATATGATACTACGCAAAACTTTAACAGTCTGACCTTGCCTGAAAGTAATGAATATGGCGTAATTGTTAATAAAGACCATCCACTTGCCAATCAATCATATATTACTCCTGAAGACTTACAAAACTTTCCAATCATTATTTCCAAACATACTGCCGATTCAGATAATTTTAGAGACTGGTGTACTGACCCACAAAAATTGAATATCGTAGCTACATTTAACCTGCCAGATAATCTACAGTACTTAGTAAAAAAAGGTCAGTATTGCCTGTTAATTTACAAAGATTTACTACCAATTTCGCCTAAAGATAATCTTTGCTTTTTACCTATTCAACCTAAAATCATTGATCACAATCGTTTGATTTGGAGCTCAAGAGTTCAGCTCTCTAATGTTGCAAGTTTATTTCTTAAAATGATGCGTGATTCTGTAAGAAACAAAAATCAATTTCGTGATAAACAAAAAACGATTTGA
- the xerS gene encoding tyrosine recombinase XerS — protein METNKYLALIRQELANMPDFVKEYNLGTSHSLTTTYQYLTEIRRFFNWLRENKLSNASSNKEITPTTLESLQRNDVMLYIHHLKHTKNQQGRLNSPTTINRSINALRSLYKFLTITSDNNHGEPYFDRNVMLKINSLNDTKTLNYRAHVLESHMYMGDLKYQFLDFIENEYEHKCNKQSLPAFKKNHERDMAIIALILGTGIRVSECVGVNIRNINLKDAMLDVTRKGGQKDSVPIANWTIPYLKKYKDIRTDRYHADKENTAFFLTRWHGKTRRMTTNAVEKMVNKYSAAFGKPLTPHKLRHTLASELYEVTKDQVLVAQQLGQKGTTATDLYTHVDQKKQKAALNKIDKHKASN, from the coding sequence TTGGAAACTAATAAATATTTAGCTCTTATTAGACAAGAGTTAGCAAACATGCCTGATTTTGTAAAAGAATACAATCTTGGAACCTCTCATTCACTGACCACAACATACCAATATTTAACAGAAATTCGTCGCTTTTTTAATTGGCTGAGAGAAAACAAACTATCTAACGCTTCCTCTAATAAAGAAATTACACCAACAACATTAGAAAGCTTGCAGCGAAACGATGTAATGCTTTATATTCACCATCTCAAGCATACAAAGAATCAACAAGGACGTCTAAACTCACCTACTACAATCAATCGTTCTATCAACGCTTTACGCTCTTTATACAAGTTTTTGACGATCACGTCTGATAATAATCATGGCGAGCCTTATTTTGATCGCAATGTAATGTTAAAAATAAATTCTCTAAATGACACAAAAACGCTGAACTATCGAGCTCACGTATTAGAATCGCATATGTATATGGGTGATCTAAAATATCAATTTTTAGATTTTATTGAAAATGAATATGAACATAAATGTAACAAGCAGTCTCTACCAGCTTTTAAGAAAAATCATGAACGAGATATGGCTATTATTGCATTGATTCTAGGTACAGGAATTAGAGTATCTGAATGTGTTGGCGTCAATATTCGTAATATCAACCTCAAGGATGCAATGCTTGACGTAACACGCAAAGGTGGCCAAAAAGATAGTGTCCCCATTGCTAACTGGACTATTCCTTATTTAAAAAAATATAAGGATATACGTACTGATCGTTATCATGCTGACAAAGAGAATACAGCTTTCTTTTTAACGAGATGGCACGGAAAAACTAGAAGAATGACAACTAATGCAGTAGAAAAGATGGTTAATAAGTATTCTGCTGCATTTGGGAAGCCTTTAACTCCACATAAATTACGTCATACTCTTGCTAGTGAATTATATGAAGTTACTAAAGACCAAGTTTTAGTTGCACAACAACTAGGTCAAAAAGGCACTACGGCGACTGATTTATATACCCACGTAGATCAAAAGAAGCAGAAAGCAGCATTAAACAAAATTGATAAACATAAGGCTTCAAATTAA
- a CDS encoding YoaK family protein, giving the protein MGLLSNEKYRPSESRILATALTFSAGFIDAYTYIQRGHTLSAGQTGNVIFFASAFADHNVAGMLNRATTFIAFTLGLLFVGLFHKYVKSNYWRVFCLFPILLICLGVGFVPKSVPNYYVVPVIAFGLAVQNASFSKIEGMGYNNAFTTGNLKKSVVAWSAYFFGEDKSQHNAAVNYMFLVIAFALGAIVSALLQKVFVLKTIWFAVLLLGTINIIYTISLSKRKKLDFSSK; this is encoded by the coding sequence ATGGGATTACTTTCTAACGAAAAATATCGTCCATCTGAATCACGTATCTTAGCTACTGCATTAACTTTTTCAGCAGGATTCATTGATGCTTACACTTATATTCAAAGAGGACATACTTTATCTGCTGGGCAAACAGGGAACGTTATCTTTTTTGCGTCAGCATTTGCTGACCATAATGTTGCCGGAATGCTAAATAGAGCAACTACATTTATTGCATTTACTTTGGGATTATTATTTGTAGGGCTTTTTCATAAATATGTAAAAAGTAATTATTGGCGCGTATTTTGTCTATTTCCAATCTTACTTATTTGTCTAGGAGTAGGATTTGTTCCAAAAAGTGTGCCAAATTATTACGTAGTTCCAGTAATTGCATTTGGATTAGCAGTCCAAAATGCTTCATTTAGTAAAATTGAAGGTATGGGCTATAATAATGCATTTACAACTGGTAATTTAAAAAAGTCTGTAGTTGCTTGGAGCGCATATTTCTTCGGTGAGGATAAATCACAGCACAACGCTGCTGTTAACTATATGTTTTTAGTTATTGCATTTGCACTTGGAGCAATTGTGTCAGCATTGCTTCAAAAAGTTTTTGTTTTAAAAACTATTTGGTTTGCAGTTTTACTTTTAGGAACAATTAATATTATTTATACGATTTCTTTAAGTAAAAGGAAAAAACTAGATTTTTCTAGCAAGTAA
- a CDS encoding peptidylprolyl isomerase, which produces MEYPQLNLEKVKGPKALIQTNHGDIEVQLFEKEAPMTVENFVRLAKKGYYNDTTFHRVISDFMIQGGDPKGDGTGGESIWGHPFEDEFSNKLFNVRGALSMANSGPNTNGSQFFIVQNKNVPKRMIKEMDAAGYPKELVKAYKQGGTPWLDGRHTVFGQVIKGMDVVDEIAKVPRDKANDKPKEDVIIKDIHIED; this is translated from the coding sequence ATGGAATATCCACAATTAAATTTAGAAAAAGTAAAGGGTCCAAAAGCACTAATTCAAACTAATCATGGAGATATTGAAGTTCAATTGTTTGAAAAAGAAGCTCCAATGACAGTTGAAAACTTTGTTCGTTTAGCTAAAAAAGGTTATTACAACGATACTACTTTTCACCGCGTAATTAGCGATTTCATGATTCAAGGAGGAGATCCTAAAGGCGACGGTACTGGCGGAGAAAGTATTTGGGGACATCCTTTTGAAGATGAGTTTTCAAATAAATTATTTAATGTCCGTGGTGCACTTTCAATGGCCAATTCAGGTCCTAATACTAATGGAAGTCAATTTTTTATTGTTCAAAATAAGAATGTACCCAAGCGTATGATTAAAGAAATGGATGCTGCAGGTTATCCAAAAGAATTAGTTAAGGCATATAAACAAGGCGGAACTCCATGGCTTGATGGTCGTCATACTGTTTTTGGTCAAGTAATTAAAGGTATGGATGTTGTTGATGAAATTGCAAAAGTCCCACGTGACAAGGCAAATGATAAGCCAAAAGAAGATGTAATCATTAAAGATATTCATATTGAAGATTAA
- the recQ gene encoding DNA helicase RecQ, protein MKPVKVLKDVFGYDNFRPGQERVIDLVLKRENVLAVMPTGAGKSMCYQIPALVSPGLTLVISPLISLMKDQIDSLKQNGINAAALNSATPQEKVNPILRQAYEGKIKLLYVTPERLAMDYFRYQLNFLDISLVAVDEAHCISQWGHDFRPAYRQIMEGVNSIKGKPNILALTATATPSVQKDIAEQLQIPSANFVITSFARPNLSFKVVNNPKNTDLYLLDYIKQHPNQSGIIYANTRKNVEELTNYLAQNGILTASYHAGLSNKERADVQDAFQFDKVQIIVATNAFGMGIDKRNVRFVIHANSTPNLESYYQEAGRAGRDGEACEGILIYHPKDIRLYRWFIEQSDLDDEYKKIQYQKLAKITKYVNTTECLQEFIVNYFGQTCKSCGKCSNCLGTFIEEDVTENSKAIISAIYELDGRFGKSVVADVVTGANNQRMKEIDAAKLKHYNSLKMGKRAALELINYLISHNYLQLTDSQYPLVHVTNLGWDVLDGKRRVTQKVAEKSNDSGQFSTQISQEENGLFTKLKEVRLDLAKKQGIPAFYIFSDKSLREMSLQKPKTKSDFLNISGVGQAKLKAYGQIMLNTIRKYAKEHTD, encoded by the coding sequence ATGAAACCTGTAAAAGTATTAAAAGATGTATTTGGCTATGACAATTTTCGACCAGGACAAGAAAGAGTCATAGATTTAGTTCTAAAAAGAGAAAACGTGCTTGCAGTAATGCCAACAGGTGCTGGAAAATCAATGTGCTATCAGATACCGGCTTTAGTTAGTCCTGGTTTAACGTTAGTAATCTCTCCTTTGATTTCATTAATGAAGGACCAAATTGATTCATTAAAGCAAAATGGTATAAACGCTGCAGCGCTAAATTCAGCAACCCCTCAAGAGAAAGTTAATCCTATTTTAAGACAGGCATACGAGGGAAAAATAAAACTCTTATATGTAACTCCTGAACGATTAGCGATGGACTATTTTCGTTATCAGTTAAATTTCTTAGATATTTCTTTAGTTGCAGTTGATGAAGCTCACTGTATTTCACAATGGGGGCATGATTTTAGACCAGCATATCGACAAATAATGGAAGGCGTTAATTCAATTAAAGGTAAACCAAATATCCTTGCTTTGACTGCAACCGCTACGCCATCAGTTCAAAAAGATATTGCAGAGCAATTACAAATACCTTCAGCAAACTTTGTTATTACTTCATTTGCGCGACCAAATTTAAGTTTTAAAGTAGTCAATAATCCCAAAAACACTGATTTGTATCTTTTAGATTATATAAAACAACATCCCAATCAATCAGGAATTATTTACGCTAACACTAGAAAAAATGTTGAAGAATTAACTAATTATTTAGCCCAAAATGGCATTTTAACTGCAAGCTATCATGCTGGCTTATCTAATAAAGAAAGAGCCGATGTACAAGATGCGTTCCAATTTGATAAAGTCCAAATAATCGTTGCAACTAATGCTTTTGGTATGGGAATTGATAAAAGAAATGTTCGCTTTGTTATCCATGCTAATAGTACACCAAACTTAGAGTCATATTATCAAGAGGCTGGACGCGCAGGTAGAGACGGAGAAGCTTGCGAAGGAATTTTGATCTATCATCCCAAAGATATTCGTCTTTATCGTTGGTTCATTGAACAATCTGACTTAGATGACGAATATAAAAAAATCCAGTATCAAAAATTAGCCAAGATTACCAAGTATGTTAATACAACTGAATGTCTTCAAGAATTTATCGTTAATTACTTTGGTCAAACTTGTAAGTCCTGTGGTAAATGCTCAAACTGTTTAGGTACATTTATTGAAGAAGATGTTACAGAAAACAGTAAAGCTATCATTTCAGCTATTTATGAATTAGATGGTCGTTTTGGTAAAAGCGTAGTTGCAGACGTTGTCACAGGGGCTAATAATCAACGCATGAAAGAAATTGACGCAGCTAAATTAAAACATTATAACAGTCTGAAAATGGGGAAGAGAGCAGCGTTAGAATTAATAAATTATCTAATTAGCCACAATTATCTTCAGTTAACTGATAGTCAGTACCCACTAGTTCATGTAACTAACTTAGGATGGGACGTTTTAGATGGCAAAAGACGAGTAACTCAAAAAGTCGCTGAAAAATCAAACGATTCAGGCCAATTTTCTACTCAAATTTCTCAAGAAGAAAATGGTTTATTTACTAAATTAAAAGAAGTTCGATTGGATTTAGCTAAAAAGCAGGGAATACCAGCTTTTTATATCTTTTCTGATAAGTCTTTAAGAGAAATGTCGCTGCAAAAGCCAAAAACAAAATCAGACTTTTTGAATATTTCAGGAGTAGGCCAAGCCAAACTGAAAGCATATGGTCAAATTATGTTAAATACAATTAGAAAATATGCGAAAGAACATACAGATTAA
- a CDS encoding manganese-dependent inorganic pyrophosphatase, with protein sequence MAKELIFGHQNPDTDAIGTAIAYSYLQNKLGYDTEAVALGEANDETKYALNKFGFTAPRVIKTASNEVDAVMLVDHNEPQQSVSDIDKVKVTHVVDHHRIMNFNTADPLYYRAAPVGCTSTIMWQMYNEKEIEIPQDIAGIMLSAIISDTLLLKSPTTTDQDKEAVEALANIAGVNYKEYGLKMLKAGTNIADKSEEDLIDLDAKSFELNGSNVRVAQINVVDLPEALERKDAFLKAMDEASKSEGYDMFMLLITNILDSDSEALVVGSDEAKAKFEKAFDTKLSDSEVKLPGVVSRKKQVVPPLTNAFEA encoded by the coding sequence ATGGCAAAAGAATTGATTTTTGGTCACCAAAATCCTGATACAGATGCAATTGGAACTGCAATTGCATATTCATACTTACAAAATAAATTAGGCTACGATACCGAAGCAGTTGCTTTAGGCGAAGCTAACGATGAAACCAAATATGCTTTAAATAAATTTGGTTTTACTGCACCTCGTGTAATTAAAACAGCTTCAAACGAAGTTGATGCTGTTATGCTTGTGGACCACAACGAGCCTCAACAAAGTGTTTCTGACATTGACAAAGTTAAAGTAACTCACGTAGTTGATCACCACCGTATTATGAACTTCAATACTGCTGATCCTTTATACTACCGTGCCGCTCCAGTAGGTTGTACAAGTACAATTATGTGGCAAATGTACAACGAAAAAGAAATTGAAATTCCACAAGATATTGCCGGAATTATGCTATCAGCTATTATTTCAGATACTTTACTCTTAAAGTCACCAACTACCACTGATCAAGATAAAGAAGCTGTTGAAGCTTTAGCTAACATCGCTGGTGTTAACTACAAGGAATATGGTCTTAAGATGCTCAAGGCTGGTACTAACATTGCTGATAAGTCAGAAGAAGACCTAATCGATTTAGACGCTAAGAGCTTTGAATTAAACGGTAGCAACGTTCGTGTAGCCCAAATTAATGTTGTTGACTTACCAGAAGCTTTAGAACGTAAAGACGCTTTCTTAAAGGCTATGGATGAAGCTTCAAAGAGCGAAGGCTACGATATGTTTATGCTCTTGATCACTAATATTCTTGACTCTGACTCAGAAGCTTTAGTAGTAGGTAGTGATGAAGCTAAAGCTAAGTTTGAAAAAGCATTTGATACTAAGTTATCAGACTCAGAAGTTAAGTTACCTGGTGTTGTTTCAAGAAAGAAGCAAGTTGTTCCTCCACTAACTAATGCTTTTGAAGCTTAA
- a CDS encoding LysR family transcriptional regulator: MKTNTDAVLSAKSLRYFLQLIDNMSYTQAAQILGITQPALTQQIKKLERAVGSPLFGQMGKKLYLTDAGLKMEETAKALFSTVNNAVDSIQQYTKSDTGTISLGILSTIEARVIDQFLIEFNHKYPEITLHIGFYNRTELWDRLDNNQLDLAVLYMPDHNATVKNMKQYMAKQIYPESVIFLTHNPEEKFNKMAVHKWVAYPKDYYLPQIVRRFYASEFPNNELNTPVTFTAPYQLIKFAEQTNYNTYVSKSFYKAHKAEITLSPINVKNETNFESCFIYRKNKSEIPRLVNFLKEWDKFIDEKDYDSRLEDIKVSI, translated from the coding sequence ATGAAAACAAATACTGATGCAGTTTTATCCGCGAAATCTTTACGTTACTTTCTTCAATTAATCGACAACATGAGTTATACTCAGGCAGCTCAAATCTTAGGAATTACCCAACCTGCTTTAACTCAGCAAATTAAAAAATTAGAACGTGCAGTAGGCTCTCCATTATTTGGACAAATGGGGAAGAAGCTTTACTTAACTGATGCTGGTTTAAAGATGGAAGAAACAGCTAAGGCGCTATTTTCAACTGTAAATAATGCTGTTGATAGTATCCAACAATATACAAAATCAGATACTGGAACTATTTCTTTAGGCATATTATCTACTATTGAAGCAAGAGTTATTGATCAATTTTTAATTGAATTCAATCATAAATATCCAGAAATAACTCTACATATTGGCTTTTATAATAGAACTGAGCTTTGGGATAGATTAGATAATAATCAACTTGATCTAGCTGTTCTTTATATGCCTGATCACAACGCAACGGTTAAAAATATGAAACAATATATGGCTAAGCAAATCTACCCTGAATCTGTTATATTTTTAACGCATAATCCAGAAGAAAAATTTAACAAGATGGCAGTGCACAAGTGGGTTGCCTACCCTAAAGATTATTATCTACCCCAAATTGTTCGTCGCTTTTATGCTAGTGAGTTTCCAAATAACGAATTGAACACTCCAGTAACTTTTACCGCTCCTTATCAGCTAATAAAATTTGCTGAACAAACAAACTATAATACATATGTCTCAAAGAGTTTTTATAAGGCCCACAAAGCTGAAATTACTCTATCGCCAATAAATGTCAAGAATGAAACTAACTTTGAAAGTTGTTTCATATATCGGAAGAATAAGAGTGAAATACCTCGCCTAGTTAACTTCTTAAAAGAGTGGGATAAATTTATTGACGAAAAAGACTATGATAGCCGCTTAGAAGACATTAAAGTAAGTATCTAG
- the parC gene encoding DNA topoisomerase IV subunit A has protein sequence MAKTTERIRELPLEEVMGERFGRYSKYIIQERALPDIRDGLKPVQRRILYAMYKDNNTYDKPYKKAAKAVGNVMGNFHPHGDSSIYGALVHLSQDWKMREPLIEMHGNNGSMDGDGPAAMRYTESRLSKISNLLLQDIDKETVQMILNFDDTEYEPTVLPAHFPNLLVNGSTGISAGYATEIPPHNLAEVIEAAVYLLKHPDATTDNLMEFVKGPDFPTGGIVLGTKGIKEAYETGRGRIQVRSKTTIQDIKGHRQQIVVTEVPFGVNKAMMVKKIDEIRLNKEIDGISEVRDETDRHGLSIVIELKKGADSENILNYLFKNTDLQVSYNFNMVAIDRMTPVQVGLKHILSSYLTHKKDVVTKRTEFDLKKAKQRLEIVEGLIHALDILDQVIKTIRSSKDKKDAKKNLIAKYDFTPNQAEAIVSLQLYRLTNTDVNQLKKEQTELNKKIDKFNEILSDNNVLEKVVVKELNAVKKEFGSPRRTEITAKAAKIEINEKALVADEDVRVLVSKDGYLKRSSIRSFQSTDANDNGLPDGDKVIFEKTMSTLDNLYIFTNKGNLIYRSVHELIETKWKETGQHLSQEIGLDTDEEIIRVFEVNDLKASQNFLIATNDGYIKQVALSDLQPTRTYKSRAITAIKLKAKDSTVVRIDQVKPDSKQEITLITNQAYAVRFDISEIPTSGSKAVGVKSVNLKDDDYIVNYVLADPKYVDLIKIGIITQRGAFKQLKLNLINKVTRAKRGVLVLRELKTKPHRIMAISSYGENHILHLTTSSDRHIELNTSEYPLGDRYSNGSFVLDPMTDGTPTSLTLGQPLADGRDKTEDLF, from the coding sequence ATGGCAAAAACTACTGAAAGAATTAGGGAATTACCTCTTGAAGAAGTAATGGGTGAGAGATTTGGACGATACTCAAAATATATTATCCAAGAACGTGCTCTTCCTGATATTCGAGATGGATTAAAACCTGTTCAACGTCGTATTCTTTATGCGATGTATAAAGATAATAATACATACGATAAGCCCTATAAGAAGGCCGCTAAAGCTGTCGGAAATGTAATGGGAAACTTTCACCCTCATGGAGATAGTTCAATCTATGGTGCCTTAGTTCACCTATCTCAAGATTGGAAAATGCGTGAGCCTTTAATTGAAATGCACGGAAATAACGGATCTATGGACGGGGATGGCCCGGCAGCAATGCGTTATACAGAATCTCGCTTAAGTAAAATTTCTAATTTACTTTTGCAAGATATAGATAAAGAAACAGTTCAAATGATTTTGAACTTCGATGATACGGAATACGAGCCAACTGTTTTACCAGCTCATTTTCCTAATTTATTAGTTAATGGTTCAACTGGAATTTCAGCGGGATATGCGACTGAAATTCCACCTCATAATCTTGCTGAGGTCATTGAAGCAGCTGTTTATCTATTAAAGCATCCCGATGCTACAACAGACAATTTGATGGAGTTTGTTAAGGGACCGGATTTTCCAACCGGTGGTATCGTACTTGGTACAAAAGGCATTAAAGAAGCTTATGAAACCGGTCGTGGTAGAATTCAAGTTCGTTCTAAAACAACCATTCAAGATATCAAGGGACATCGCCAACAAATTGTAGTAACTGAAGTTCCTTTCGGCGTCAATAAAGCAATGATGGTTAAAAAGATTGACGAAATCCGTTTGAATAAGGAAATTGATGGCATTTCCGAAGTAAGGGACGAAACCGACCGTCATGGGCTTTCGATCGTAATTGAACTAAAAAAGGGTGCAGATAGTGAGAATATCTTAAACTATCTCTTTAAGAATACTGACTTGCAAGTTTCATATAACTTCAACATGGTTGCAATTGATCGAATGACTCCAGTGCAAGTTGGGTTGAAACATATTTTATCTTCATACTTAACTCATAAAAAAGATGTTGTAACTAAGCGAACTGAATTTGACTTAAAGAAAGCTAAGCAACGACTAGAGATTGTTGAAGGTCTTATTCACGCTTTAGATATTTTGGATCAAGTTATTAAAACAATTAGATCTTCTAAAGATAAAAAAGATGCTAAGAAGAATTTAATTGCTAAATATGACTTCACGCCAAACCAAGCTGAAGCTATTGTTTCTTTGCAGTTATACCGCTTAACAAATACTGACGTTAACCAACTCAAGAAAGAACAAACTGAATTAAATAAGAAAATCGACAAGTTCAATGAAATTTTAAGTGATAATAACGTTTTAGAAAAAGTCGTAGTTAAAGAATTAAACGCAGTTAAAAAAGAATTTGGATCACCAAGAAGAACTGAAATTACAGCTAAAGCTGCCAAAATTGAAATTAACGAAAAGGCCCTAGTTGCTGATGAAGACGTACGTGTCTTAGTAAGTAAGGATGGATACCTTAAGCGTTCCTCAATTCGCTCTTTCCAATCAACTGATGCTAATGATAATGGATTACCAGATGGGGACAAGGTTATTTTTGAAAAGACAATGTCAACATTAGATAATCTCTATATCTTTACTAATAAGGGAAATCTGATTTACCGATCAGTTCATGAATTAATAGAAACAAAATGGAAGGAAACTGGACAGCACCTTTCTCAAGAAATTGGTCTTGATACTGACGAAGAGATTATTCGCGTCTTTGAAGTCAACGACTTAAAGGCAAGTCAAAACTTCTTAATTGCTACAAATGATGGCTATATTAAACAAGTTGCTCTATCTGACTTACAGCCTACTAGAACATATAAGTCTCGTGCAATTACTGCAATTAAGCTTAAAGCTAAAGACAGTACAGTTGTAAGAATTGATCAAGTTAAGCCAGATAGTAAACAGGAAATTACCTTGATTACTAATCAGGCATATGCTGTAAGATTTGATATTAGCGAAATTCCTACATCAGGATCTAAGGCAGTAGGGGTTAAGTCTGTTAACCTTAAAGATGATGACTATATCGTAAATTATGTTCTTGCAGATCCTAAATATGTTGATTTAATTAAGATCGGAATTATTACACAGCGCGGAGCATTTAAGCAACTTAAGTTAAACCTAATAAATAAAGTAACACGTGCTAAGCGTGGAGTATTAGTATTACGTGAACTTAAAACCAAGCCTCATCGAATTATGGCAATCAGTAGTTATGGCGAGAATCATATTTTACATTTAACTACTTCTAGTGATCGTCACATTGAACTCAATACCTCAGAATATCCACTAGGAGATCGTTACTCAAACGGTTCGTTTGTACTAGATCCAATGACTGATGGAACACCAACTTCATTAACCCTTGGTCAACCACTAGCTGATGGAAGAGATAAAACTGAAGATCTATTTTAA